GTGTCGGCGAAAAAATTTATTCGAGGTTTATtatacttatatatatatacactatTTCTTTATCTAAACCTAAACTAAAGTGAATTTTGCGCTTAAAACTATTGCTTACATCTAACAATTACACGAACTTGTATTAAAAGTAAGTAATCTTAGCTTATAACTAAAAAGTAGGGTTAACTTACATGCGGTTATTCTTATAGCTAGAAAATTGCGTGAACTTACGGTGTGATAAGACCCAAAAATCCGGTCTACGCAGATACACCAATAAATTGTAGGTGACAAATGAATTAATCACacaaaatgataaaattaatgaataaaattaattgttCACAGTTGAAGCATTCCACTATCAAACTGTTTCGGATTGCTGTCGAAATTTGGTGATATCACCTCCCCCACAATCTTCAAAATTTATTGTACGTGGGTGCGACGATGGAAGGGCATCACAACGTTACTGGTTTTAACTGCAAACGATGCGAGCTTTCGGATTCGGCAGACCAGATGGTCGCGTGCGATGTTTGTCAGGAATGGGAACATTTTCAATGTGCAGGAGTTGACGATCGGATCAAGGATCAGTCATACGTCTGCACGGAATGTTCCATCAAGCTGTCGGAAAGAGGCGAATGCACTAAACATCTCAAGCCCTCCACAGCCGGCAAGGATCAGCGATCAACCAAAGCTACGGCTAGCAAAGCCGGATCGAAAAGCAGCAAAAAGGTTCCTCCAGCAACGCCGGCAGTCAGCATAACCTCCAGTGCTCGTGTGGCTCTAGAAAAGCAGATGCAAATCATAGAGGAAGAGAGACAAATATTGGAACGGGAGCTGAAAGAGCAGGAAGATATTCGCAAGCAAGAACTGGAGGAAGAGCAACGGCAGCTAGCGAAGCAACGCGAGTTAATGGAGAAGGAGAAAATATTGCGCGAACGCAAGTTACGAGATTCGAAGCTCTTCCAAGAGAAACAACAGCTGATC
The sequence above is a segment of the Topomyia yanbarensis strain Yona2022 unplaced genomic scaffold, ASM3024719v1 HiC_scaffold_535, whole genome shotgun sequence genome. Coding sequences within it:
- the LOC131695791 gene encoding ribonuclease Y 1-like, giving the protein MEGHHNVTGFNCKRCELSDSADQMVACDVCQEWEHFQCAGVDDRIKDQSYVCTECSIKLSERGECTKHLKPSTAGKDQRSTKATASKAGSKSSKKVPPATPAVSITSSARVALEKQMQIIEEERQILERELKEQEDIRKQELEEEQRQLAKQRELMEKEKILRERKLRDSKLFQEKQQLIRQQSMEKKRELMKQLAESSSHRGSIVDSGPSSRKVEDWLNRQSQTDANTSGTDRANEPPGSARGLAAACSLRCKLHSATSQYASGDHRRSANGSASGNG